From the genome of Pelobates fuscus isolate aPelFus1 chromosome 6, aPelFus1.pri, whole genome shotgun sequence, one region includes:
- the DRD5 gene encoding D(1B) dopamine receptor: MKMLMNRTHLQEAQQRREQMTRQVVTGSLLSLLICWTLFGNILVCTAVMRFRHLRNRVTNIFIVSLAVSDLLVALLVMPWKAVAEVAGHWPFGTFCDIWVAFDIMCSTASILNLCVISVDRYWAISSPFRYERKMTQKVAMLMISAAWTLSVLISFIPVQLNWHKNKIDSHTLDNHTKVVDCDSSLNRTYAISSSLISFYIPVAIMIVTYTRIYRIAQIQIRRISTLERAAEHAQSCRSNRVDCRHHHSLKTSIKKETKVLKTLSIIMGVFVCCWLPFFILNCMVPFCDRSSGHPKVGLPCVSETTFDIFVWFGWANSSLNPIIYAFNADFRKVFSSLLGCGGNWCSTTPVETVNISNELISYNQDTIFHKDIVTAYVNMIPNVVDCMDDNEETFDRMSQISQTSANNELATGSVCDLDCDTDISLHKITPSMPNGLH; the protein is encoded by the coding sequence ACTTACAAGAAGCTCAGCAGAGAAGGGAGCAGATGACAAGACAGGTGGTCACTGGAAGTCTTCTGTCCCTACTGATCTGCTGGACCCTTTTTGGTAACATCTTGGTGTGCACTGCGGTGATGAGATTCAGGCACCTGAGGAACAGGGTAACTAACATTTTTATTGTATCTCTGGCAGTCTCAGATCTACTTGTTGCCCTGTTGGTGATGCCTTGGAAAGCTGTAGCTGAAGTGGCTGGCCACTGGCCATTTGGAACCTTTTGTGACATATGGGTGGCCTTTGACATCATGTGCTCCACAGCATCTATCCTAAATCTGTGTGTGATCAGTGTGGACAGATACTGGGCTATTTCAAGCCCCTTTAGGTACGAGAGGAAGATGACCCAAAAAGTGGCTATGTTGATGATCAGTGCTGCTTGGACTCTCTCTGTGTTGATTTCCTTCATTCCAGTCCAGCTGAACTGGCACAAAAACAAAATAGACAGCCACACTCTGGACAACCACACAAAGGTGGTGGACTGTGACTCTAGCTTAAACAGGACGTATGCCATCTCATCTTCTTTGATCAGCTTTTACATTCCTGTAGCTATCATGATTGTGACCTATACACGGATTTATAGGATTGCACAGATCCAAATTAGGAGGATCTCCACTTTGGAAAGAGCTGCAGAACATGCTCAAAGTTGTAGGAGCAACAGAGTGGACTGTAGACACCATCACAGCTTGAAGACGTCTATCAAGAAAGAGACCAAAGTTCTAAAGACATTGTCCATCATTATGGGGGTGTTTGTTTGTTGCTGGTTACCTTTTTTCATCTTAAACTGCATGGTCCCTTTTTGTGACAGGTCCTCTGGCCACCCCAAGGTGGGTCTTCCTTGTGTAAGTGAGACCACATTTGACATATTTGTCTGGTTTGGCTGGGCAAACTCTTCCCTGAACCCTATCATCTATGCTTTCAATGCAGACTTTCGAAAGGTCTTCTCCAGCCTACTTGGATGCGGTGGAAATTGGTGTTCCACCACTCCTGTCGAGACGGTCAACATCAGCAATGAGCTAATCTCCTATAACCAAGACACTATTTTTCACAAAGATATTGTTACAGCTTACGTCAACATGATTCCCAATGTGGTGGATTGCATGGACGATAATGAGGAAACATTTGATCGAATGTCCCAAATCTCCCAAACCTCTGCCAACAATGAGCTGGCCACAGGTTCAGTATGCGACCTGGACTGTGATACAGATATCTCATTACACAAAATAACACCTTCCATGCCCAATGGTTTACATTAA